In Musa acuminata AAA Group cultivar baxijiao chromosome BXJ3-9, Cavendish_Baxijiao_AAA, whole genome shotgun sequence, a single genomic region encodes these proteins:
- the LOC135648579 gene encoding uncharacterized protein LOC135648579: protein MRPLSSLGIGLSLVSGCLFLALVAELYYLLWWKKRSSREVDHDSRSPAGELLYLCCWRKPSSLSSTALNPRDMTTSVDAAAYSDEGQLQLRSDSSSKDLLLKAFGGEDGMEAELMRLHGLAGPPRFLFTIKEETKEDLESEDGRSRGGRSRKSSRGKSLSELFVSSDTPFLTPLSSPPLFTPPLTPLDCYKQSGFNPLFESTKEEDFIKVWSSPPPKFKFLKDAEEKLHRKKLMEEAGKVHRNGGLVNSTARQESHVSSHPPGVAASHPTGPEEEDGSFITIVIGKNRERGQQHHSSSSQVIPLPSSPSSFRPVQGKRSSSI, encoded by the coding sequence ATGCGACCTTTGAGCAGTCTGGGCATCGGTTTGAGCCTGGTCTCCGGTTGCCTGTTCTTGGCTCTTGTTGCAGAGCTATACTATCTGCTTTGGTGGAAGAAGAGGAGTAGCAGAGAGGTCGACCACGATTCCAGAAGCCCAGCCGGGGAGCTGCTTTATCTCTGCTGCTGGAGGAAGCCATCTTCCCTGAGTTCCACAGCGCTCAACCCCCGAGACATGACCACCTCGGTGGATGCAGCTGCTTATTCCGACGAGGGACAACTGCAGCTCCGCTCCGACTCCTCCAGCAAAGATCTTCTTTTGAAGGCATTCGGAGGAGAGGACGGTATGGAGGCAGAGCTCATGAGGCTCCATGGCCTCGCAGGCCCTCCCAGGTTTCTCTTCACCATCAAAGAGGAAACGAAGGAGGATTTGGAGTCAGAGGACGGGAGGTCGAGAGGGGGAAGGAGCAGGAAAAGTTCCAGAGGGAAGAGCTTGAGCGAGCTGTTTGTTTCTTCGGATACCCCATTCTTGACACCTCTCTCTTCCCCTCCTCTCTTCACGCCGCCTCTGACTCCTTTGGATTGCTACAAACAAAGTGGATTCAACCCCCTCTTTGAGTCCACAAAGGAAGAAGACTTCATCAAGGTGTGGTCCTCGCCGCCTCCAAAGTTCAAGTTTCTGAAGGACGCCGAGGAAAAATTACACAGGAAGAAACTGATGGAAGAAGCAGGCAAGGTTCACAGGAATGGTGGGCTGGTTAACAGCACCGCGAGACAGGAGAGTCATGTTTCTTCTCATCCGCCTGGTGTCGCCGCCTCACATCCCACGGGCCCAGAAGAAGAGGATGGATCCTTCATCACCATAGTGATAGGAAAGAACAGAGAGAGAGGGCAGCAGCACCATTCAAGTTCCTCGCAGGTGATTCCATTACCTTCTTCTCCTTCGAGCTTCAGACCAGTGCAAGGGAAACGAAGTTCCTCGATTTGA
- the LOC135649452 gene encoding dof zinc finger protein DOF3.6-like, giving the protein MVFSSVPVYLDPPNWNQQRSIQRPAAAGGGGEVPQLPHMQSAQRPEAGTAAAGSARPISMTERARLAKIVPQPEQQLRCPRCDSTNTKFCYFNNYSLSQPRHFCKTCRRYWTRGGALRNVPVGGGCRRNKRNKSTGSSSKSAATTFTADRQPGPSSSSPDVVTGGGGAILPSMPQPAQLPFLASMHTLADYGASNLGLNFEGIPTIDAADYHVGSSSGIGLEQWRLPQIQQFSLLGGLEPPQPAGVQPVSGLYNFYGEGGSGGGAGRDLARVPGSSLITQLASVKVEDKSQGRNLPREYLGLPGSEQYWHGGDGGGNSSGGWATDLAGFNSSSAGNIL; this is encoded by the exons ATGGTTTTTTCCTCTGTTCCGGTCTATCTGGATCCACCCAACTGGAACCAG CAACGATCGATTCAGCGTCCAGCCGCTGCAGGCGGCGGCGGTGAGGTTCCTCAGCTTCCTCACATGCAGTCGGCACAGCGACCAGAAGCTGGCACCGCTGCTGCCGGCTCAGCCAGGCCTATCTCCATGACCGAACGAGCTCGCCTCGCCAAGATCGTCCCGCAGCCGGAGCAGCAGCTCAGGTGCCCGCGTTGCGActccaccaacaccaagttctgctacttcaACAATTATTCCCTGTCACAGCCTCGCCACTTCTGCAAGACCTGCCGTCGCTACTGGACCCGAGGCGGCGCTCTCCGAAACGTTCCCGTGGGCGGAGGCTGCCGTCGCAACAAGAGGAATAAATCTACAGGGAGCTCCTCGAAATCGGCAGCCACTACCTTCACGGCTGACCGCCAGCCGGGACCCTCGTCCTCGTCTCCAGACGTCGTCACTGGTGGCGGTGGCGCTATCCTGCCTAGCATGCCCCAGCCGGCCCAATTGCCCTTCTTGGCTTCCATGCACACACTGGCCGACTACGGTGCCTCAAACCTCGGCCTCAACTTTGAGGGTATTCCCACCATCGATGCAGCGGATTATCATGTGGGAAGCAGTTCCGGCATCGGGCTCGAACAGTGGAGACTGCCGCAGATCCAGCAATTCTCTCTCCTGGGAGGATTGGAGCCACCACAGCCGGCTGGGGTGCAACCCGTGTCGGGGCTGTACAATTTCTACGGGGAAGGCGGGAGCGGCGGCGGCGCAGGTAGAGACCTCGCTAGGGTTCCCGGCTCTTCACTGATCACGCAGCTGGCTTCGGTGAAGGTGGAAGACAAATCTCAGGGTCGTAATCTTCCAAGGGAGTATTTAGGTCTTCCAGGCAGCGAGCAATATTGGCACGGCGGCGATGGCGGTGGCAACAGCAGCGGAGGTTGGGCCACAGATCTCGCGGGATTCAACTCTTCCTCAGCCGGCAACATCTTGTAA
- the LOC103997246 gene encoding fasciclin-like arabinogalactan protein 4: protein MASSKTTSSSSFYFALSFPSPTHTWERRKSQQFEMAAPPPQRLHSAVAPLFLLFLLLVILALALAVNITAVLSPYPDLSAFNRLLSSTSVPCDLSGRSSLTILAIPNAYLLRSSSARAAADIADVLRYHVLLEYVSSPDLRRIPAGGKLVATLYQTTGRADGNLGTVNFTRDRIGAVKARFPSPFHGSKATILGLVGTLPYNVSVLAIDALLLPYGFDLGATDIRPSVGLNITPVLVDGGSFNVAASMLEASGVVAELEADEHGAGITVFVPTDETFADFPATERLQSLPADRKALVLRFHVLRSYYPLGSLESIVNPVQPTVATEDTAAGCFTLNITRVNGSVAIDTGLVVASITRTVFDQNPVAVFAVSKVLLPREIFAGEADASNLAPQCTEGVDTPPARLSPPQGFKEEVTSGTGGKGVALFYTVSLYLPLLFA, encoded by the coding sequence ATGGCCTCATCGAAGACGACGTCGTCGTCGTCTTTCTACTTCGCACTCTCCTTTCCTTCGCCCACTCACACGTGGGAGCGCAGGAAGTCGCAGCAATTTGAAATGGCAGCGCCGCCGCCGCAGCGTCTCCACTCCGCTGTTGCcccgctctttctccttttcctgtTGCTTGTCATCCTCGCACTGGCCCTGGCGGTTAACATCACGGCAGTGCTCTCCCCTTACCCCGACCTCTCCGCCTTCAACCGCCTCCTCAGCTCCACGTCGGTCCCCTGCGACCTCTCCGGCCGCTCATCCCTCACCATCCTCGCCATCCCCAACGCCTACCTTCTCCGTTCCTCCTCCGCCCGTGCCGCCGCCGATATCGCCGATGTCCTCCGCTACCACGTCCTCCTCGAGTATGTCTCCTCGCCTGACCTCCGCCGCATCCCCGCCGGCGGGAAGCTCGTCGCTACCCTGTACCAAACCACCGGCCGGGCCGACGGCAACCTCGGCACCGTCAACTTCACCCGGGACCGAATCGGTGCCGTCAAAGCGCGCTTCCCCTCCCCTTTCCACGGATCCAAGGCTACCATCCTCGGCCTCGTCGGCACCCTCCCATACAACGTCTCCGTCCTCGCCATTGACGCGCTGCTCCTCCCCTACGGCTTCGACCTCGGAGCCACTGACATCCGCCCCTCCGTCGGCCTCAACATCACCCCGGTCCTCGTTGACGGCGGCAGCTTCAACGTGGCCGCCTCCATGCTCGAGGCCTCCGGTGTCGTGGCGGAGTTAGAGGCCGACGAGCACGGTGCCGGAATCACCGTCTTCGTCCCCACCGACGAGACCTTCGCCGACTTCCCGGCCACCGAGCGACTGCAGTCGCTGCCAGCGGACCGCAAGGCGCTGGTGCTCCGTTTCCACGTGCTCCGCTCCTATTACCCCCTCGGCTCCCTCGAGTCCATCGTCAACCCCGTCCAGCCCACGGTCGCTACCGAAGACACCGCCGCCGGCTGCTTCACCCTCAACATCACCCGCGTCAATGGCTCGGTGGCCATCGACACCGGTCTGGTCGTGGCGTCCATCACGCGCACTGTGTTCGACCAGAACCCGGTAGCCGTGTTCGCCGTCTCCAAGGTGCTCCTCCCGAGGGAGATCTTCGCGGGGGAGGCGGATGCGTCGAATCTCGCGCCGCAGTGTACGGAGGGGGTGGACACGCCTCCTGCGAGGCTGTCGCCGCCGCAGGGCTTCAAAGAGGAAGTCACGTCCGGGACCGGCGGCAAAGGAGTTGCTCTGTTTTATACAGTGTCGCTGTATCTACCGCTGCTATTTGCATGA